In Manis pentadactyla isolate mManPen7 chromosome 11, mManPen7.hap1, whole genome shotgun sequence, one DNA window encodes the following:
- the CALM1 gene encoding calmodulin-1 produces MADQLTEEQIAEFKEAFSLFDKDGDGTITTKELGTVMRSLGQNPTEAELQDMINEVDADGNGTIDFPEFLTMMARKMKDTDSEEEIREAFRVFDKDGNGYISAAELRHVMTNLGEKLTDEEVDEMIREADIDGDGQVNYEEFVQMMTAK; encoded by the exons ATG GCTGACCAACTGACCGAAGAACAGATTGCTG AATTCAAGGAAGCTTTCTCCCTATTTGACAAAGATGGCGATGGTACCATCACAACAAAGGAACTTGGAACTGTCATGAGGTCACTGGGTCAGAACCCAACAGAAGCTGAATTGCAGGATATGATCAATGAAGTGGACGCTGATG gtAATGGCACCATTGACTTCCCAGAATTTTTGACTATGATGGCTAGAAAAATGAAAGATACAGACAGTGAAGAAGAAATCCGTGAGGCATTCCGAGTCTTTGACAAG GATggcaatggttacatcagtgcgGCAGAACTACGTCATGTCATGACAAACTTAGGAGAAAAACTAACAGATGAAGAAGTAGATGAAATGATCAGAGAAGCAGATATTGATGGAGATGGACAAGTCAACTATGAAG aATTCGTACAGATGATGACTGCAAAATGA